In the Zingiber officinale cultivar Zhangliang chromosome 5A, Zo_v1.1, whole genome shotgun sequence genome, gtccctcgaaaatgtcgcgcacctccttctcgtctgccaacgtactcttctgcggcgcctcatccctcgggcgcactgagctcgtcgactctttcctgtgccatccttcttactagctgcatccttcgctcgacttcctatgctcctaagttcctacacacttatacACAGGGTATCAAAatataacaagacctaacctgacttagttgatcacatcaaaaccactaCGAGGTACTTACAATATATACatagaaaaatatacaaaatccatacgcaaataagaaaaactaattttctttattttaggAGCTTCAGTGGATTGACACACTAAATCAGTCGACTATGAATCCTTATCCTGAGCTTGGTccattgtcctcattagaactaatctaattggacagagatATCTTACCTATGTTATTTTTGTTTAAACCTAAactcattaaatcaaattaatccaAATTGATTCTGGCTTAGATTAAACTGGTttgattaaatcaattaataGTTTAAACTAGATCGAAATTTAATTGAGCTAAAATGGTCtaattaaatcaactaataatttaaattaaatcaggATCTAATTAGACTAATCTAGTTAAATCCATTTAGCTTGAACTAAACTGGTTCCAGAAAAATAATTTACATGGATGATGCTCACCATTTTTTAATAGCAACATGTAttgaaaaataaactttctaTCATATTGCATTAAAAACAAACATTTTTTCTTAAATTATATGCATTAAAAAAACTTGCAAACAGCGGAATATTAAGTTTCGTTTTATTTCTTCTTCCGTCGATACTCATGTCGTCATCATCTATGACCCTCTTTGTCCTTCGGCAAAAAAAACGAGGATTGACCCCTAATTGTTCGTTGGCCACAATCGGAAGACTAAACTCTAATTAAATGCGTTCAGGGTCAGTGACGACTATGTtagattatatttttatttatttataatttttagggtaatttagacttttttttttagagtttagggtttcttaattTAACTATATAAGATCTTATACTCTATATCAATTTTAAGATTGAATAATATGATtagttttttccttctcttaatttctacatgaTATCAGAGCTGTTCTTCTTCTCTAATCTAATTTTTTCTACCGCCCCCTGTTATTCCTACCTGTTGTCGCTATTGTCTCCTACTGCTGCTATTGATTTCGGTATTGACATCTATTTTCTATCAATTTCGGTTCGACATTGACATTATTTTCTACTGATTTCGGTACCAACGCtattttctgtcgatttcggTGTCGAAGCTCTATGTTTCTGATTTTGACACTGACGTTTTTTCTACTGATTTTGACACTAATGCCCTGTGCTACTGATTTCTACATTTGACATCCTTTTCTGCCTCATATTCTTTATGTGACCATGGGTTATCCTGACATCAGTTTTGCGGATCATACAAATGTGTATCCTTACAGTTtcgttattctgagaattattcattCTGTCATCATGCCTGGTCGCGTagatgcttcatggaaatctgattcatatatgtttgagcagtttcaacagttccttgcttCACAACCCTCTATCATGTTAGCTTCCTCGCATATATGTTTGTCGTCATCTGGTATTTCAGGTATATGTTCATCCTTGTAGATTTTGGACTCTGgtgcctcccatcatatgtcatccaatttatcatcttttgtttctttttctcccaattcatctatatctattgcgactgctgatggtactcctatgtcattaataggtgttggttcaattgttacatcttctttatctcttattaatgtttattatattctgaatcttactttaaatcttgtttctgttagtcaattatatGAGTTTGGATACCTAATTTCTTTTTTTTCATCtaattattatgttcaggacccgcAATCTCATAGGCTGATTAGGACAAGCCATAagcaaggaggactctatgttttagatcaactcaaattaccataagttgtagcttcgagtgtAGATTTATTGTCTTTTCATCTGAatcgttcatcttctgatttttatttgtggcactctCACTTAGCTCATGTTTCAACGCCTCATTTGCAGTTTTTAGTCTCTACAGGAGCATCAGGACCTTTAAAAAGTTATGATATTTCTAATTATAGCGGTTGTAAACTGACCAAATTTTATACCTTACCATTTTATAAAAgtcttttttttcttctgctccatttgatcttatctattttgatgtgtggggaccctctcctattcctacaaaagagaagtcaaggtattatgttttgtttattgatgattgcactcgttactcttgggtccatcttatgaaacacaggtcTGATTATCTTACAATTTTCAACAACTTTAGAACTCTTGTGAAAACccaacattctagtgtcataaagtgttttcgttgtgatttggggAGGAGGGGGGTGAGGGTGAATAcacttcaaatcaattttcacatttacttgcatgcttctgatggtactattcatcaaacctcgtgTACAGATATTCTTGAACAAAATGACATGGCTGAACGgaaacatagacatcttgttgaaacagtctattcatttttattgtctgccaGTGTTCCCAGCCCCTTTTAGGGGGAAGTAATCCTTACTGCTGCTcatgtcattaatagaattccaacctcacataattcaggtttgtcaccttttgaaaaattgtatcctgtctattcctctttgcgtatttttggttgtacttgcttTGTCCTTTGTCCACATGCATAGTGTAATAAGTTAGCCTCTCAgtctgctctttgtgtctttctgGGTTATGATGTTAGTTAAAAAGGATATCATTGCTTTGATCCtgttagtcaaaaattgtatgtctctcgtcatgttgtgtttcttgagcatatttcattcttttctattccggctggttcgcataatatgacaaagtcagatctGTTTTGCATTGATCCCTTCAATACCGATACTGAGGAAGATTTACCTACAAATCCTACTGGTAGttcaactgaatctggtactttggttctcgagatatccgctccacatgTTCTCCTTCTGCCATTACCCAATTATCTCCTAAGGTTGTGGATGATCCTTCTATCCACCATCGTCAATTCAATCGTGTTCGTAAGCCTACTAAACTActagattttgcttactcttattattctcattcttttgcctcatttgttgcatctattcattgtcttttTGAGCTTGAATCCTAGAGAGAAGTTGTTTGTAACCCACTTTAGCATAGTGTTATGACTGAGGAGCTAACTGCTTTGCGTCAGAGTCATACATGGGATTTGGTTTCATTGCCACTAGGAAAACATACTATTGGTTCCCGTTGGgtatataaaatcaaaactaaatctgatggatctatcgaacgATACAAAGCTTGTCTTATTGTTAAAGGTTATTCTtaggagtatgacatggattatgaagaaacatttgcTTCTGTTGCAAAAATGACAACTATTCGTACTTtgattgttgttgcttctgtttgtcgatggagaatatctcatatggatgtcaagaatgcattcTCGATAGAGTTTATATAACACCTCCTCATAGTATTTCACACAAACCTGGTGAAGTTTGTAGGCTTCGTAAagcgctttatggtctcaaacaagcacatCGTGCTTGGGTTGAGAAGTTCTCCACAGTGATTACTTCGTTTGGTTTttatcctagtaatcatgattcagcattgtttgtcagatgtacgagtgcaggtcatattcttttatcattatatgctgatgacatgattattactggtgatgattatGATGGAATTGCTTCGTTGAAATCTGAGTTGGCTCATTGTTTTGCTATaaaagacttgggtatactatgctattttctgggcattgaggttgcttattccccgaaaggttatcttttatctcagtcaaagtatatatctgatctgtttgagcgtgctcatcttactgataatagagttgttgatactcctattaAGACTAATGCTTGATATTTTCCATCTGATAGCTCACCTTTGCCagatcctagtttgtacagaactattgttggaagcttggtttatctcaccgtgactagtccagatattgcgtatgttgttcatgtggttagtcaatttgtcgctGCACCAACTATAGTTTATTGGGTTgctgttcttcgtattctcagatatcttcggggcactcaatttcaaagccttttatttccttctacttcatctcttgagctgcatgcatactctgatgcggattgggctGATAATCCTACGGATCGCAAATCTACCACTGACTTCTGGATTTTTCTTGGTGATttcctcatttcttggaagagtaaaaagcaagatgttatttctaaatcttccacagaagctgagtatcgtgtcGTGGcttcaactacttgtgagatagtttggttgcatTGGTTGCTTGAGGATATGAgtgtctctcttcatcaacctactctgttatattgtgataatcatagtgttattcaaattacacgtaattcagtttttcatgagcggacgaaacatattgaaattgttTATCACATTACTTgtcaccatcttcagattgacaCCATCACATTGTCTTTTGTTCCTTCAAACCTACAGATTGTTGATATATTTACTAATGCACATTCCGCTTCACGTTTTTGTTTgttatctgacaaactctcaatgcttctagctgtagcatcgtgagtttgaggggggatattagattatatatttatttgtttataacttTTAGGGTAATTTGgactttttcccttttttttataaaatttagcgtttcttaattaatttaactatATAAAACCTTATACTGTATATCAATTTTATGATCGGATAATATAGTTAGTTTTtctcttctcttaatttctaTAAACTGCAGTCTGTGATTTTGTTCAACAGCAGATCGTGACAATGTTGTAATTTTTCTTGGGGATAGTGGCTAATCGCAACACATTCACAGTTTCACTCGACGACAACAGAACGCTATGGAGCAAAATCCATCGGTGATTCTTTTGGCAATGAAGATATGCATACCTTTCGAACAAATCTATAGTTTAAAATTACAGTGAAAAAGTGAATCATTCAATTTAAGAGATCCAATTCATAGTAACATAATTAACTTGTTTCAAACATTTAGAACTAAAACCGAAATGCATGATGTATAATTCAAAGCTAAAAATGACAAACTGTATAAAATTTACCGTAATCTTCCGAAATGATCTCCTAAAGATGAAGAATAATCTTCGTACTTGTCGTCGGTGAGAATATCATGACGAGTTCCTCGACAGATCCACAAATCAAATCCCGTAACCTTTCGAATGTTCTTCTAATTGTATAATTAATGAGAATCCAATGAGGGATAAAATGATAAGTTATCCCAATTAATAATGGGTAACCCACGTCCATCATTACCAACACCATCGCAGAGCAAACGCCGATCCTTTCTCATTTCCATAGAAAATACTATTTGTTCGTTCCTAGTAAACGACTCCTTCGGAATCATTCAGTGGCCGTCAGCGTGCTCAGTCCGAGGCTACACGAGACTCTTCCAGAGATACATAGTTGACGGCGTCAGTGGTTGCGTATGCAAGAGTTTGGTCGAATTCAAAATTAACTCGTTAATTAGCACGTTGCGTTCGGTCTGTTTATTTCAAATGAACCTAGAAAATAGTCTTGGAGCAGGTAGCCTTGTGTAAACACATTTTCAAACAAACTGCATGTATCTACGCACTGCACTGCTGATAACAGGGCCTAGAATTTGTCAAGACCAAGCAGCGTGAGATGGGAGATTATGGAATTGTTCATGTTTGTGAGATGAAGGTCCGTGGCACGAAGCCCAGTTCCATGGGTTGAATCAATATATATACTGCAAGATTAAGCAAGCCTTGATCAACCCAACAGTCACGTTCACCTGTTATTTAttaatgttattattattaataaaaaacgAAGGTTGTGATTTAGGCTGACAGCTGCTGAAAAGAATAATGCATCTCCAATGATCCATTAAGAAAAATGATGATATGCTCAAGCtacaaattttaaagaaaaactcaCGAATAAACATATAAACTGATGAGCTTACTTAAGAATATATACCCAGTGACATGGAATACCCCGACGTTGGTGCCAGTGTGATAAGATGTGCCACATTCCAAATATTATGTAATTATTGTTAAGATATCATCAAATGCCGTCACATTTAACTAATGCACCGTACTAGTACGCGTCAACCGGACTCGCCGGCTTCATATAACAGTTCAATTGGGCCAGCTACGTGCGATATGGTGGGAATCTTGTCGGAAGAAATTGCTACATGCCAACGACCAGCTTCATGATTAGTGAAAAAGTTCGGATTAGACTAAACACACcttttaatttcttcttcttctttttctgacCCGCCGAATATTTTTTAAGTCTGATTTCAAGTTTTCTCTTCCACTTGAAGAATGAATTAAGATAATCTCCATGAACCGTTTTAAGTCTGGGAAGGTGGAAACACTGGATTATGGTGTCCAGAGGAAATAATCGTTTCATTTATTCACTATGGACCTTATGGCATTGCTCATTTCTCATGGAGTCAGACTGATGATTGAGCATGAACAGTGATTTCGAGGATCATGTGACTGATGATTGAGCATGACAGTGAAATTGAGGATCATGTCTTGGAACTTGACAGATATGCTTGATCCAATAATAGAAAGAATTCAGGCAAGTGAAAGGGAGAGCTCCATCTGTGTCACCACCGAAATGAGATGGAGATCACATGGCCTACGCCATAACTACACTCTGCACCATGGTCACCCTGACCAGATCTTCTGACCTGAGTCCCAAAGCTTTAGGCAAATAGAGATTCTGTCCGTAATTGAGGTTTCTTTTTTTCTTCACCTTTGTTTTTCATCTGATCTTTAGAACCAAGTTATTTTAGACGAATAAAAGAAGCATCCCTCTTGCACTCCTTGCCTTTTTAGCTCTTTCACTATCAACCATAGCTTCCCACGCCATTAACACAGCAAGCACACGCAAACTAGCCGGGTGGCCAGACTACACTCCCTTATTACCTTCCTGTTGCTATCCTATTCCCTTCCTGACCTCACGTGACAACCTTGTTCTGTTCTCTTTCACTGAGGCCTTTAAAGCCTACTACTTCGCCAGCCAGTCCTTCCCATCCTCCCATGGAAGAaagcttcttttgttttttctgtaTGTTAACCCTGAGTCCTCCTCCATAGTACTCTCTTCGCAGAAACATGGCTCTGGAAGCTGTAGTCTTCCTTCAAGACCTCTTTGGTTACACCATGAGGGAGTTGTTCAGCAGGGGAGAGGAGTTCTGGGGCTATGACTTCGGTGGTGGAGCAGGGGAAGAAGATGATAAGAGTGGGGTTGTGTTCCTTGGAGGCAATGCAGGTGGTCAAGTTGGCAGGGGACTAGAACAAAATGCGGCTTTGGGCACCTCTTGCTCCTCGATGGTGCAAATTGTTGACAAATTCTCATCGCTGGAAACCTACGCCACTGATGATGCCATCAATGCCAAACCGAGATCCGGAGTAGGCCGGAGAAAGAGGCAGCGGTGGAGGAGCCAGAAGAACCAGGAGGAGGTGGAAAATCAAAGGATGAATCACATTGCGGTGGAGCGCAACCGGAGGAAACAGATGAACGAGTACCTAACTGTGCTCAGGTCACTCATGCCGGCCTCCTATGTGCACAAGGTTTGCTTCTATCTCTCCTCCTGTTTAATTTAACTGCAAATAGGATTAAAGTGTGTTCTTTGATCTCTTACATTGCCAACATTCTTACTGTCATAAACCAAATCGTGACCTGCTCATTGTTCATCTGTTAGTAATTAAGGCCAAAGGCCAAAGATCTCGGGCATTCTTCGTGTCTCTGAACAGAATTCGTGCACAGTGCCAGGAACTTCCATGATGCTGTCACGAACAAATGTTCATGATAGCTAACCCCACATATAGGCACGCACATCTGACGGGCCCTGTGCTTCACCATAACTTTGTCAACTGTTCAAGCTTAAAAGCATGTTCAATTCTTCTTGGACAGAGTGATCAAGCATCCATTATTGGAGGGGCAATAAATTTCGTGAAGGAGCTCGAAAAGCTAGTCCAGACTCTGGAAGCTCACAAAAGAATCAAGCAGCGAGCTGGTTCTGCTCCCTTTGCCGATCTGTTCACCTTCGCCCAGTGCTCATCCGACTCTTACCGACGCGCAAAGTTCACCAACGATGAGAAAACCAGAGAGACTATAGTGCCTGCGGCAGACATAGAGGTCTCCATGGTGGGCAGCCATGCCAACCTCAAGGTCCTCTCACCGCGGCGCCCAAAGCAGCTGTTGAAGTTGGTGGTAGGATTGCAGAACCTCAATCTGACCACGCTTCACCTCAATGTCACCACCATTGATGAAATAATCTTTTATTCTTTCAGCCTAAAGGTACAGTTAGGCCTATTGCACTCTTTGGCTACTACTTAGGCTGACAGTTAATGGAGTTGTGAATTCTGCAGATGGAAAATGAATGCCAATTGACTTCAGTGGACGAGATTGCAACAGCAGTCCATGAGCTACTTGGAAAGATTCAAAGGGAGGATGCCTTTGACCGTACCATGTAACTGTGTTTTTAGGGTAATATCTTAACTGTAGTAGTTTAGCTCCAAATGCTTGTTCAGGATTCCTGTTTTGAACATCTGGAATGTGAAAAAGGAACTCTTTTGATCAGTGTGAAAACTGAGCTTAAAATGTGCTCAATCCAAGAGAAGCTTAGCTAAAGTTCTCCGTCAACTGGCGCTGTACCTGATGTAAGAGCTCACTAAAACTAAGAGCTaaagaacaaaaaaaatgaaTAGTATATATAGCCCAAGGAGGAAGCAATTTGATCACTTTGCAAAAAAGCTATCTTGTATCTTGTTGGGAGTTATCTCAGTGTGCTGAGCAGGGTGGCCAGTTGTGTTGGGTTCCCATAAACTTAGACTTGAAAGGATGAACCTTCTGAGCTTTATCTAcataccattggtccacatcttgggAAGAGGGCCTCTGCCTGGTCTTAGAATCAAGGATTTAAAGGTTAAAAACTTGGTGATCGACCCCCCTCCCCTTCTCCATGGTCTGGTAGAAGGCAGGGAGTCTTTGGTAACAGCATCTCACACTAGTATTCCAGGACACTTATTGGCAGTCCCAAACTCCGGCAATCATTTTATTGGATAATGAACCAATAATTGACTTTACAAATCGACCACACATGCAAGAAAATCTCACAAATTCCagcctctctctctctatatatatacatTTGATGATATTCTTCCTTGCAGAGTGGAGAAAAGGAATCTCTTAATAGCAGTGAACCTATCTGTAACTGTAAGTCAAGTACTCTGAGCATTTGTCCTGCACATTGGCATCTTTCATGGCCCTGATTCTGCATAAACAAGTTGAGTGCTGCAGTGAGctaagagttttaaattttaataattgtaGCAAGTTTTAACTTAAACAAAGTAGCAAATGTGAAAAATAACATTCATTGAACATAAAAGCCTTTCTACTTCATGCTAATACTATCTTTTACTAGAAGAAACAAAAAGTTACTACTCATTCTTAcaatttaaatataatatattagACGTAGAACTTTTCCATCTGATGTTATTCCTAAATTGGTGCAGAGATTTAAGGGACTTTTGTCTAGAAGTTATTATTATGTAAGTAAACATTCTGTTAGTTCTCTTTAGGCATTCTAGAGAAAGTTATTATGGCCTATATAGTATAGATCACACAAATGGCTAGAATTAGTGCTTCAATATCTGAATTTTAAAGTGTTCAAGGCATTGAAAGTCTTGAATCTGAGAATTCTTATGCTCAGCCCAGTGTGCTGACAGTTCAAAAGGAATCTCTCACAGGGTGGTCCAGATAAAAATACCAAAAACTGATGCGACAATTAAATCTCCAAGGTCAGACCAAAAGAAATATTGGATATACCTTTAGTGCTGTCTGAATGATTGTGAGGTTCACAATCTAATTGTTTTGAAAAGGATATTTGGAAGGACATGGTGCCACTTGCAATGAAAAATGCAAAATTAGATTAATGGAATTGTATATAAATATAGCCTGAGAAACAAATAGCTATACAGCTGAACCCAGATAGCTGGGAATTATATTCTATTCGTTGTTATTTGCTATATTATATACCGAAGAAAATATAAATCAGAATATCCCTCtcccaagagaaaaaaaaatatatcacatTGCTCATTTGAAGGATGATGATGAGTGCCAAAGAGAGCTCTTCTTAGTCATGTTCATTCGTAGCCTATTCAGAATTAAAAGGAAAAGATTTCCCAATAACTCTAAATTTACAAGTGAACTTATGTAGAAAAATCCACAATCGAGATGCATTAATCTCCTCTAAGTAGTGCAGTTATAAGCTAGATTAGAGATAATAAGGGCATTCGACCAACATATTCACATGGCATTGTCCTCACACAGCACAAAAGGATGAAACTGTGGAACATCTTTGGAGCTTTCTGTCTCCATCCTTTACTTTCAAAGAAGGAAAATTGGCGCACGAAGCCAACCACGTTACGTTAAACAATGTCAAGACTGATTTCAAATGTTGACAGTATTGAACATGTAAAAAAGAAATGGCATAAATCTATATTGCGGATATAAATGCAATCTTGGATAAGCTCCTGTTagcaattcatccttgttttcttCTTCGACATACAGCATGCAGTGTATGCCAACTTCATAATTCACACAGCATCTGATCCCCATAATGGTCCTAAACATGAAAACGAATTTTGAAGTATCAGGACCAGGCTTTATGTTATATACAGGACAACCTAGGCTCAGCCAATTGTTACAACAGGAAGAACTAGCTTCAGAACTGTTTTCACCAAAACTCGTATGTCGAAACAAtcaaattcctttttttttttcttttaatacaTAAGGCACAAAAATCAAGAATACATGAAAAGGAGCAGTCATTTTCTGTCGCTTACACATATCTGAGAAAACTGACCCATAAGCAACAATTAGATAGGGGCAGTGTCACCCAGACCAAGAAACATTGTCTTAAGAACAATGACAAAATCCACAGCGAAGTAAGTTGAAAGATATTAACCAATAAGACAAACTACTGCATCGAGGTGAAGATATGGTGGTAAATGTTAGAACTGCACTAATTAGACAAAACAAGCGAAGCAGTTGGGCGATTGCATCAAGTTTCCATATGTAGATATGCACTGACACGTAAAAAGGCAAAATGAACTGGGAGCAGAGCAAGGACCATCTTCTCTATGGAAAGATAAGGCATTTGGGTTGTAAATAGCGTTCTGTTATGCTTGTTCGTGTACCTACAAGGTCGTCTGCTTTGCCAACGGTGGCAGACGCAGTAAAACCTAAAGGTTCTGTGGTTCTTTCTTGTTTGCGTCCATGGACAATTCTGTGGGCACCGGAGCGACCAGCCGGTCAGCCCATTGGAGGACTTGCCCATCTTAATAATTTGTGGTCAGATCAATTCATTGTGTTGGGCAATTTGATTCCAAAATCTACATCAATAGTACATCGAGATGGATTATTCTGAAGCAATATTGAAATGCAACCCATAAACAAATTAACCGCTTACTGCATCAAAGTTTACCTCAAAACAAGTGGAATCAATAAAATGGCCATTCAGTCGTTGTTCTAATCAGTGAATTAACAACTGGGAAAAGTTCTATTTGCCTCTGAAAGGAAGTGATACGGTGCGTGATGATGGGATCCGATAAGACATGATAGTTCGGAGTTAAGGGGACATCACAATCATAAATTAAGAGGACGtgacaatcagaagtcaaggggcaTGACAATCAACAGGTATGGAAAGAAGAAGTAGACGCCAGCCACTTGATTCTCGGTCGGATTGTCATAGATCGGAACCCTAGGTCGGGGACACCTAGGTAGGTAGTCAGGGAAATACCTACCCGCGATCTGACTGGTCAGGCTTCCACGACATGATTGTACCGGAGCTGGGTGCACACAGCAAACTAACTCCTGGATAATCAACTCCCGGTCGGCTCTGGGATGATCTCTCCACATCTCCTGGCACTCACAATTTCTATTTATACCTGGTCAGGACAGGAGGCACTACAAGACAACAAGATCAGGCAATCGTAaccgcctgtcagagaataactactGCATGCCACAGAATATTCTGGCAGTCAGCAATCATTTGTAAATGGAACTTTCCTTCAGCCTATAGGAGAATGTCATGTGTCCTCCAGTACCTGACAAATTCTGATAtgcgacattctctgacatcagtCAGGCTCCAGAAGATACACACTGCCATATAAAAGAGGAGGTCTTTTTCCTTGCGCAGGGATGCTCTCTTGTATATTCGCACTTGTCTTTTACTTTCTTTCCGCTTCGTACATTGTTCTTCTGAGaaaaaatacctgacttgagcgtcagagggtctgtTCCGGGGACTTTTTTCTTAGTTTCTGGCCTCTAACACCCGTGTGCTCGTCTGAGTGTACGCAGAGCTCAGGCACCATCGGCTTAAACATCGTCATCCGTCAACACCACGTGGAAATCTCTTTTCAGAAGCATATACGAGAAATGTGTCTCAATTTCTCCCCCTCCCCCCGGCCCCGGATCATTATCCATACTAATTCATCATGTCTTTATCGGACTCAGATTCCGAACGTTATCAAAAAAATCAAGAAGTAAGAAACCAGCCACCAGCTATTGCTTTTAATTCTTTTACTTTGCTCCCAGGAAGT is a window encoding:
- the LOC121983217 gene encoding transcription factor bHLH94-like: MALEAVVFLQDLFGYTMRELFSRGEEFWGYDFGGGAGEEDDKSGVVFLGGNAGGQVGRGLEQNAALGTSCSSMVQIVDKFSSLETYATDDAINAKPRSGVGRRKRQRWRSQKNQEEVENQRMNHIAVERNRRKQMNEYLTVLRSLMPASYVHKSDQASIIGGAINFVKELEKLVQTLEAHKRIKQRAGSAPFADLFTFAQCSSDSYRRAKFTNDEKTRETIVPAADIEVSMVGSHANLKVLSPRRPKQLLKLVVGLQNLNLTTLHLNVTTIDEIIFYSFSLKMENECQLTSVDEIATAVHELLGKIQREDAFDRTM